The proteins below come from a single Candidatus Binatia bacterium genomic window:
- a CDS encoding DUF3604 domain-containing protein: MRKSGTSAAAILLTALTALPAFGGNPDRDAYFGETHVHTSWSLDAFALGNMLTNPGDAYKYFKGEPIKHPLGFDVKIDTPLDWAGVTDHSEYAGVVNLANEPGSPVSKLAVAQPLILKARTKEEMERVALYAINTLASGPPIKELMAPEIAGTVWKRNVELAEQANQPGKFTAFCSYEWTSMPSNMNLHRNIFFKDCAKVPAMPFSALDSKHPVDLWDWMDGQRKAGNDLLAISHNANLSDGRMFPTEVDTKGRPIDAVYASSRARNEPLIEIKQLKGTSETHPLLSPTDEFASFEIMSVLLGNPPGRIPHIVGSYARQALKDGITMEDTKGFNPYKFGFGAASDSHNTAVPYRQDNFFGGHTFTDGTIEGRMSGTVVGGMFDARTEGTSGLTGVWAEENTRASLFEAMRRKETFGVSGPHIKVRMFGGWEFAAATLADKNWVKTGYAKGVPMGGDLPPATGKAPTFMVWAVKDPTSGNLDRIQIVKGWTKSGQSFEKIFDVAWSGDRKPDKWTGVVPPIGNTVDIEKATYTNSIGAVELQAVWTDPDFDASASVFYYARVLEIPTPRWTTIQAAKLGIAPPDVVAATLQERAWGSPIWYTPNAEARKAAKPGTTVADLKKQGAQPLGDDQLKALVVEKSVWLQNNVTGDKYMIIYGALGKGSATTSLTPADPGYVTQRFPAGQGQFQLRYVGRNVSMQSLTGDAAKAAYLEEPRTYSIAGGRIVTDLAGTPIEIAVFKVGNKFLAARNNEFGYANYEIIPAVAQLAPLAAAPR; the protein is encoded by the coding sequence ATGAGAAAATCTGGAACCAGTGCCGCAGCCATTCTTCTGACCGCGCTGACCGCGCTTCCGGCCTTCGGCGGCAATCCTGACCGCGACGCCTATTTTGGCGAAACGCACGTTCATACGAGTTGGTCGCTCGACGCGTTCGCACTGGGGAACATGCTCACCAACCCCGGCGACGCCTACAAGTATTTCAAGGGTGAACCGATCAAGCATCCGCTCGGTTTCGACGTCAAAATCGATACGCCGCTCGACTGGGCCGGCGTCACCGATCACTCCGAGTATGCGGGCGTGGTCAATCTGGCCAACGAGCCCGGCTCGCCGGTCAGCAAGCTCGCCGTCGCACAGCCGCTTATCCTCAAAGCCCGCACGAAAGAAGAGATGGAACGGGTCGCCCTGTACGCGATCAACACTCTTGCTTCCGGCCCGCCGATCAAAGAACTCATGGCGCCCGAGATCGCAGGGACGGTCTGGAAGCGGAACGTCGAACTTGCCGAACAGGCGAACCAGCCGGGAAAATTCACGGCCTTCTGCTCGTACGAGTGGACCTCGATGCCGAGCAACATGAACCTCCACCGCAACATTTTCTTCAAGGACTGCGCGAAGGTGCCCGCGATGCCGTTCAGCGCTCTCGATTCGAAGCATCCGGTAGACCTTTGGGACTGGATGGACGGTCAGCGCAAGGCGGGCAACGACCTGCTCGCGATCTCGCACAACGCGAATCTGTCCGATGGGCGCATGTTCCCGACGGAGGTCGATACGAAGGGGCGCCCGATCGATGCCGTGTATGCGTCGTCACGCGCGCGCAACGAGCCGCTGATCGAGATCAAACAGCTCAAGGGGACCTCCGAGACCCATCCGCTGCTCTCGCCGACTGACGAGTTCGCGAGTTTCGAGATCATGTCGGTGCTGCTCGGCAATCCGCCCGGCCGCATTCCGCACATCGTCGGCAGCTACGCCCGACAGGCGCTGAAAGACGGTATCACGATGGAAGACACCAAGGGCTTCAATCCGTACAAGTTCGGATTTGGCGCCGCATCCGATTCCCACAACACCGCCGTGCCCTACCGTCAGGACAACTTCTTTGGTGGTCACACCTTCACCGACGGGACGATCGAAGGGCGCATGTCCGGCACCGTCGTCGGCGGCATGTTCGATGCGAGGACCGAAGGCACAAGCGGGCTGACGGGTGTTTGGGCGGAGGAGAATACTCGCGCGTCGCTGTTCGAGGCGATGCGCCGCAAGGAAACGTTCGGGGTAAGCGGGCCGCACATCAAAGTGCGAATGTTCGGAGGATGGGAGTTCGCTGCAGCCACGCTCGCGGACAAGAACTGGGTCAAGACCGGCTACGCGAAAGGCGTACCGATGGGCGGCGACCTGCCGCCTGCCACCGGCAAGGCTCCGACGTTCATGGTCTGGGCCGTCAAGGACCCGACGTCAGGAAATCTCGACCGAATCCAGATCGTGAAAGGCTGGACGAAGAGCGGCCAGAGCTTCGAGAAAATCTTCGACGTCGCATGGTCCGGCGACCGCAAGCCGGACAAGTGGACAGGTGTGGTCCCGCCCATCGGCAACACCGTCGACATCGAAAAAGCCACCTACACCAACTCGATCGGCGCAGTGGAACTGCAGGCCGTCTGGACAGATCCCGATTTCGACGCGAGCGCGAGCGTATTCTACTATGCTCGTGTGCTCGAGATCCCGACGCCGCGCTGGACGACGATCCAGGCAGCGAAGCTCGGAATCGCGCCCCCCGACGTCGTCGCGGCGACGCTGCAGGAACGCGCGTGGGGCTCGCCGATCTGGTACACGCCGAACGCAGAGGCTCGCAAGGCGGCAAAGCCCGGCACGACCGTCGCCGACCTGAAAAAGCAGGGTGCGCAGCCGCTGGGCGATGATCAGTTGAAGGCGCTCGTCGTGGAGAAGTCCGTCTGGCTGCAGAACAACGTGACGGGCGACAAGTACATGATCATCTACGGCGCGCTGGGCAAGGGCTCGGCAACCACGTCACTGACCCCTGCGGACCCGGGCTACGTCACGCAGCGCTTTCCGGCGGGCCAGGGTCAGTTCCAGTTGCGGTACGTCGGCAGGAACGTGTCCATGCAAAGCCTGACGGGCGACGCCGCGAAAGCCGCCTATCTCGAAGAGCCGCGGACCTACAGCATCGCGGGCGGCAGGATCGTGACCGACCTCGCCGGCACGCCGATCGAGATCGCCGTGTTCAAAGTCGGCAACAAGTTTCTCGCCGCGCGCAACAACGAGTTCGGCTACGCGAACTACGAAATCATTCCGGCGGTCGCCCAGCTTGCACCGCTGGCGGCCGCGCCGCGTTGA
- the ychF gene encoding redox-regulated ATPase YchF: MGLGIGIVGLPNVGKSTLFNALTRAQNAEAANYPFCTIEPNKAVVPVPDSRLSALAAIVAPQRILAATVEFVDIAGLVRGASTGEGLGNQFLAHIRETAAIVHVVRCFDDPDVVHVDGSIDAVRDVEVIETELVLADIQAVDNRIERLIRKAKGDKEAAAQLDCARRLVEHLGTGKPAVAFAERDSAAGAELFREIGLITAKPVIYCANVDEDALAADNAHVAALRAWAGPRHGDVIKISAKVEAELVGLDDAERAEFLASYGITESGIEQVIRESYSVLGLISYFTAGPKEVRAWTIERGWKAPKAASVIHTDFEKGFIRAEVIAFDDYVANRGEAGARSAGVFRVEGKDYVVADGDVMHFRFNV, translated from the coding sequence GTGGGACTTGGAATCGGCATCGTCGGCCTGCCAAATGTGGGCAAATCCACACTGTTCAACGCCCTGACCCGGGCCCAGAACGCCGAGGCGGCCAACTACCCGTTCTGTACGATCGAGCCCAACAAGGCCGTCGTCCCGGTCCCCGACTCCCGGCTTTCCGCCCTGGCTGCCATCGTGGCCCCCCAGAGGATCCTCGCCGCGACCGTCGAGTTCGTCGATATCGCCGGCCTGGTGCGCGGCGCGAGCACAGGCGAAGGGCTCGGCAACCAGTTCCTGGCCCACATCCGTGAGACGGCGGCCATCGTCCACGTCGTGCGCTGCTTCGACGACCCGGACGTCGTCCACGTCGACGGATCGATCGACGCGGTGCGCGATGTCGAAGTGATCGAGACCGAGCTCGTGCTGGCCGACATCCAGGCCGTCGACAACCGCATCGAGCGCCTGATCCGCAAGGCCAAGGGCGACAAGGAAGCCGCCGCCCAGCTCGACTGTGCGCGGCGCCTGGTCGAGCACCTCGGCACCGGCAAGCCGGCGGTGGCCTTTGCCGAGCGCGATTCGGCCGCCGGCGCAGAACTGTTTCGCGAGATCGGCCTGATCACCGCAAAGCCGGTCATCTACTGCGCGAACGTCGACGAGGACGCGCTGGCCGCCGACAACGCACACGTTGCGGCGCTGCGCGCGTGGGCCGGGCCCCGCCACGGGGACGTCATCAAGATCTCGGCGAAAGTCGAGGCCGAGCTCGTCGGCCTCGACGATGCCGAGCGCGCCGAGTTCCTCGCCTCCTACGGCATCACCGAAAGCGGCATCGAGCAGGTGATCCGCGAGAGCTATTCGGTGCTCGGGCTGATCAGCTACTTCACGGCGGGGCCGAAAGAAGTGCGCGCGTGGACGATCGAACGCGGGTGGAAAGCTCCGAAGGCGGCTTCGGTGATCCACACGGACTTCGAGAAGGGATTCATCCGCGCAGAGGTCATCGCGTTCGACGACTACGTCGCCAATCGCGGCGAGGCCGGGGCGCGGTCGGCGGGAGTGTTTCGCGTTGAGGGAAAGGATTACGTCGTGGCGGACGGGGACGTGATGCACTTCCGGTTCAACGTCTGA